A portion of the Tachysurus vachellii isolate PV-2020 chromosome 14, HZAU_Pvac_v1, whole genome shotgun sequence genome contains these proteins:
- the LOC132857314 gene encoding cathepsin S-like — translation MSLNPRFTKLSHLKVGFCFPSHKYGRCSGFRVLQRYNEFELQKVVANIGPVAVGINANNSTFYHYKTGIYNYCSEAQPLNHAVLVVGYGKEDGQQYWLVKNSWGVNWGEGGYMRLQRNNNQCGIGSYSVVPIV, via the exons atgagtttgaatcccaggttcaccaaacTGTcccacttaaag GTTGGATTTTGCTTCCCTAGTCATAAATATGGACGCTGTTCTGGTTTCCGGGTTCTTCAGCGTTATAATGAGTTTGAGCTGCAGAAGGTGGTGGCTAACATCGGGCCGGTCGCAGTAGGAATTAATGCTAACAATTCCACATTTTACCATTACAAGACTG gtatTTACAATTACTGTTCTGAAGCTCAACCACTGAATCACGCAGTTCTTGTGGTTGGATATGGAAAAGAAGATGGGCAACAATACTGGCTGGTCAAAAAcag tTGGGGTGTTAACTGGGGAGAAGGAGGATatatgagactccagagaaacAACAATCAGTGTGGAATCGGCAGCTACAGTGTCGTCCCCATTGTATAA